A genome region from Pseudorca crassidens isolate mPseCra1 chromosome 20, mPseCra1.hap1, whole genome shotgun sequence includes the following:
- the IRF8 gene encoding interferon regulatory factor 8 isoform X3, with translation MCDRNGGRRLRQWLIEQIDSTMYPGLIWENDEKSMFRIPWKHAGKQDYNQEVDASIFKAWAVFKGKFKEGDKAEPATWKTRLRCALNKSPDFEEVTDRSQLDISEPYKVYRIVPEEEQKCKLGVVAPGCISEATEMECGRSEIDELIKEPPVDDYMGMVKRSPSPPEACRSQLLPDWWMQQPSAAGLPLVPGYSTYDAHHAAFSQMVISFYYGGKLMGQTTTTCPEGCRLSLGQPGLPGGKLCGPEGLELVRFPPADAIPSERQRQVTRKLFGHLERGVLLHSSRQGVLVKRQCQGRVFYSGNAAAGRGGPNKLERDEVVKVFDTSQFFRELQQFYNSQSRLPDSRVVLCFGEEFPDMTPLRSKLILVQVEQLYVRQLVEEAGKSCSAGSVMQAPEEPLPDQVFRMFPDICASHQRPFFRENQQITV, from the exons ATGTGTGACCGCAACGGTGGCCGGCGGCTGCGGCAGTGGCTGATTGAGCAGATCGACAGTACCATGTACCCAGGGCTGATCTGGGAGAACGACGAGAAGAGCATGTTCCGGATCCCTTGGAAACACGCTGGCAAACAGGATTACAACCAGGAAGTGGACGCCTCCATCTTCAAG gcCTGGGCCGTTTTTAAAGGGAAGTTTAAGGAAGGGGACAAGGCCGAGCCGGCCACATGGAAGACGAGGTTACGCTGTGCTTTGAACAAGAGCCCGGATTTTGAGGAAGTGACAGACCGGTCCCAGCTGGACATTTCTGAACCGTATAAAGTTTACCGAATCGTCCCCGAGGAGGAGCAAAAAT GCAAGTTAGGCGTGGTGGCCCCCGGTTGCATTAGCGAAGCCACAGAGATGGAGTGCGGTCGCTCCGAAATCGACGAGCTGATCAAGGAG cctcccgTGGACGATTACATGGGGATGGTCAAAAGGAGCCCCTCCCCGCCCGAGGCCTGCAGGAGTCAGCTCCTCCCGGACTGGTGGATGCAGCAGCCCAGCGCAG CAGGCCTGCCGCTGGTGCCAGGGTACAGCACCTACGACGCGCACCACGCAG CCTTCTCCCAGATGGTCATCAGCTTCTACTACGGGGGCAAGCTGATGGGCCAGACCACCACCACGTGCCCCGAGGGCTGCCGCCTGTCCCTGGGCCAGCCCGGCCTGCCCGGCGGCAAGCTGTGTGGGCCCGAGGGCCTGGAGCTGGTGCGCTTCCCGCCGGCCGACGCCATCCCCAGTGAGCGGCAGCGGCAGGTGACGCGGAAGCTGTTCGGGCACCTGGAGCGCGGCGTCCTCCTGCACAGCAGCCGGCAGGGCGTGCTGGTCAAGCGGCAGTGCCAGGGCCGCGTGTTCTACAGCGGCAACGCCGCGGCGGGCAGGGGCGGCCCCAACAAGCTGGAGCGCGACGAGGTGGTCAAGGTCTTCGACACCAGCCAGTTCTTCCGAG AGCTGCAGCAGTTCTACAACAGCCAGAGCCGGCTTCCAGACAGCAGGGTGGTGCTGTGCTTCGGAGAGGAGTTTCCAGATATGACCCCGTTGCGCTCCAAGCTCATTCTCGTGCAG GTCGAGCAGCTCTACGTCCGACAGCTGGTGGAAGAGGCTGGGAAGAGCTGCAGCGCCGGCTCCGTGATGCAGGCTCCCGAGGAGCCCCTGCCAGACCAGGTCTTCCGCATGTTTCCAGATATTTGCGCCTCACACCAGAGACCTTTTTTCAGAGAAAACCAACAGATCACAGTTTAA
- the IRF8 gene encoding interferon regulatory factor 8 isoform X2, translating to MECGRSEIDELIKEPPVDDYMGMVKRSPSPPEACRSQLLPDWWMQQPSAGLPLVPGYSTYDAHHAAFSQMVISFYYGGKLMGQTTTTCPEGCRLSLGQPGLPGGKLCGPEGLELVRFPPADAIPSERQRQVTRKLFGHLERGVLLHSSRQGVLVKRQCQGRVFYSGNAAAGRGGPNKLERDEVVKVFDTSQFFRELQQFYNSQSRLPDSRVVLCFGEEFPDMTPLRSKLILVQVEQLYVRQLVEEAGKSCSAGSVMQAPEEPLPDQVFRMFPDICASHQRPFFRENQQITV from the exons ATGGAGTGCGGTCGCTCCGAAATCGACGAGCTGATCAAGGAG cctcccgTGGACGATTACATGGGGATGGTCAAAAGGAGCCCCTCCCCGCCCGAGGCCTGCAGGAGTCAGCTCCTCCCGGACTGGTGGATGCAGCAGCCCAGCGCAG GCCTGCCGCTGGTGCCAGGGTACAGCACCTACGACGCGCACCACGCAG CCTTCTCCCAGATGGTCATCAGCTTCTACTACGGGGGCAAGCTGATGGGCCAGACCACCACCACGTGCCCCGAGGGCTGCCGCCTGTCCCTGGGCCAGCCCGGCCTGCCCGGCGGCAAGCTGTGTGGGCCCGAGGGCCTGGAGCTGGTGCGCTTCCCGCCGGCCGACGCCATCCCCAGTGAGCGGCAGCGGCAGGTGACGCGGAAGCTGTTCGGGCACCTGGAGCGCGGCGTCCTCCTGCACAGCAGCCGGCAGGGCGTGCTGGTCAAGCGGCAGTGCCAGGGCCGCGTGTTCTACAGCGGCAACGCCGCGGCGGGCAGGGGCGGCCCCAACAAGCTGGAGCGCGACGAGGTGGTCAAGGTCTTCGACACCAGCCAGTTCTTCCGAG AGCTGCAGCAGTTCTACAACAGCCAGAGCCGGCTTCCAGACAGCAGGGTGGTGCTGTGCTTCGGAGAGGAGTTTCCAGATATGACCCCGTTGCGCTCCAAGCTCATTCTCGTGCAG GTCGAGCAGCTCTACGTCCGACAGCTGGTGGAAGAGGCTGGGAAGAGCTGCAGCGCCGGCTCCGTGATGCAGGCTCCCGAGGAGCCCCTGCCAGACCAGGTCTTCCGCATGTTTCCAGATATTTGCGCCTCACACCAGAGACCTTTTTTCAGAGAAAACCAACAGATCACAGTTTAA
- the IRF8 gene encoding interferon regulatory factor 8 isoform X4 — MCDRNGGRRLRQWLIEQIDSTMYPGLIWENDEKSMFRIPWKHAGKQDYNQEVDASIFKAWAVFKGKFKEGDKAEPATWKTRLRCALNKSPDFEEVTDRSQLDISEPYKVYRIVPEEEQKCKLGVVAPGCISEATEMECGRSEIDELIKEPPVDDYMGMVKRSPSPPEACRSQLLPDWWMQQPSAGLPLVPGYSTYDAHHAAFSQMVISFYYGGKLMGQTTTTCPEGCRLSLGQPGLPGGKLCGPEGLELVRFPPADAIPSERQRQVTRKLFGHLERGVLLHSSRQGVLVKRQCQGRVFYSGNAAAGRGGPNKLERDEVVKVFDTSQFFRELQQFYNSQSRLPDSRVVLCFGEEFPDMTPLRSKLILVQVEQLYVRQLVEEAGKSCSAGSVMQAPEEPLPDQVFRMFPDICASHQRPFFRENQQITV, encoded by the exons ATGTGTGACCGCAACGGTGGCCGGCGGCTGCGGCAGTGGCTGATTGAGCAGATCGACAGTACCATGTACCCAGGGCTGATCTGGGAGAACGACGAGAAGAGCATGTTCCGGATCCCTTGGAAACACGCTGGCAAACAGGATTACAACCAGGAAGTGGACGCCTCCATCTTCAAG gcCTGGGCCGTTTTTAAAGGGAAGTTTAAGGAAGGGGACAAGGCCGAGCCGGCCACATGGAAGACGAGGTTACGCTGTGCTTTGAACAAGAGCCCGGATTTTGAGGAAGTGACAGACCGGTCCCAGCTGGACATTTCTGAACCGTATAAAGTTTACCGAATCGTCCCCGAGGAGGAGCAAAAAT GCAAGTTAGGCGTGGTGGCCCCCGGTTGCATTAGCGAAGCCACAGAGATGGAGTGCGGTCGCTCCGAAATCGACGAGCTGATCAAGGAG cctcccgTGGACGATTACATGGGGATGGTCAAAAGGAGCCCCTCCCCGCCCGAGGCCTGCAGGAGTCAGCTCCTCCCGGACTGGTGGATGCAGCAGCCCAGCGCAG GCCTGCCGCTGGTGCCAGGGTACAGCACCTACGACGCGCACCACGCAG CCTTCTCCCAGATGGTCATCAGCTTCTACTACGGGGGCAAGCTGATGGGCCAGACCACCACCACGTGCCCCGAGGGCTGCCGCCTGTCCCTGGGCCAGCCCGGCCTGCCCGGCGGCAAGCTGTGTGGGCCCGAGGGCCTGGAGCTGGTGCGCTTCCCGCCGGCCGACGCCATCCCCAGTGAGCGGCAGCGGCAGGTGACGCGGAAGCTGTTCGGGCACCTGGAGCGCGGCGTCCTCCTGCACAGCAGCCGGCAGGGCGTGCTGGTCAAGCGGCAGTGCCAGGGCCGCGTGTTCTACAGCGGCAACGCCGCGGCGGGCAGGGGCGGCCCCAACAAGCTGGAGCGCGACGAGGTGGTCAAGGTCTTCGACACCAGCCAGTTCTTCCGAG AGCTGCAGCAGTTCTACAACAGCCAGAGCCGGCTTCCAGACAGCAGGGTGGTGCTGTGCTTCGGAGAGGAGTTTCCAGATATGACCCCGTTGCGCTCCAAGCTCATTCTCGTGCAG GTCGAGCAGCTCTACGTCCGACAGCTGGTGGAAGAGGCTGGGAAGAGCTGCAGCGCCGGCTCCGTGATGCAGGCTCCCGAGGAGCCCCTGCCAGACCAGGTCTTCCGCATGTTTCCAGATATTTGCGCCTCACACCAGAGACCTTTTTTCAGAGAAAACCAACAGATCACAGTTTAA
- the IRF8 gene encoding interferon regulatory factor 8 isoform X5 produces the protein MVISFYYGGKLMGQTTTTCPEGCRLSLGQPGLPGGKLCGPEGLELVRFPPADAIPSERQRQVTRKLFGHLERGVLLHSSRQGVLVKRQCQGRVFYSGNAAAGRGGPNKLERDEVVKVFDTSQFFRELQQFYNSQSRLPDSRVVLCFGEEFPDMTPLRSKLILVQVEQLYVRQLVEEAGKSCSAGSVMQAPEEPLPDQVFRMFPDICASHQRPFFRENQQITV, from the exons ATGGTCATCAGCTTCTACTACGGGGGCAAGCTGATGGGCCAGACCACCACCACGTGCCCCGAGGGCTGCCGCCTGTCCCTGGGCCAGCCCGGCCTGCCCGGCGGCAAGCTGTGTGGGCCCGAGGGCCTGGAGCTGGTGCGCTTCCCGCCGGCCGACGCCATCCCCAGTGAGCGGCAGCGGCAGGTGACGCGGAAGCTGTTCGGGCACCTGGAGCGCGGCGTCCTCCTGCACAGCAGCCGGCAGGGCGTGCTGGTCAAGCGGCAGTGCCAGGGCCGCGTGTTCTACAGCGGCAACGCCGCGGCGGGCAGGGGCGGCCCCAACAAGCTGGAGCGCGACGAGGTGGTCAAGGTCTTCGACACCAGCCAGTTCTTCCGAG AGCTGCAGCAGTTCTACAACAGCCAGAGCCGGCTTCCAGACAGCAGGGTGGTGCTGTGCTTCGGAGAGGAGTTTCCAGATATGACCCCGTTGCGCTCCAAGCTCATTCTCGTGCAG GTCGAGCAGCTCTACGTCCGACAGCTGGTGGAAGAGGCTGGGAAGAGCTGCAGCGCCGGCTCCGTGATGCAGGCTCCCGAGGAGCCCCTGCCAGACCAGGTCTTCCGCATGTTTCCAGATATTTGCGCCTCACACCAGAGACCTTTTTTCAGAGAAAACCAACAGATCACAGTTTAA
- the IRF8 gene encoding interferon regulatory factor 8 isoform X1 produces the protein MECGRSEIDELIKEPPVDDYMGMVKRSPSPPEACRSQLLPDWWMQQPSAAGLPLVPGYSTYDAHHAAFSQMVISFYYGGKLMGQTTTTCPEGCRLSLGQPGLPGGKLCGPEGLELVRFPPADAIPSERQRQVTRKLFGHLERGVLLHSSRQGVLVKRQCQGRVFYSGNAAAGRGGPNKLERDEVVKVFDTSQFFRELQQFYNSQSRLPDSRVVLCFGEEFPDMTPLRSKLILVQVEQLYVRQLVEEAGKSCSAGSVMQAPEEPLPDQVFRMFPDICASHQRPFFRENQQITV, from the exons ATGGAGTGCGGTCGCTCCGAAATCGACGAGCTGATCAAGGAG cctcccgTGGACGATTACATGGGGATGGTCAAAAGGAGCCCCTCCCCGCCCGAGGCCTGCAGGAGTCAGCTCCTCCCGGACTGGTGGATGCAGCAGCCCAGCGCAG CAGGCCTGCCGCTGGTGCCAGGGTACAGCACCTACGACGCGCACCACGCAG CCTTCTCCCAGATGGTCATCAGCTTCTACTACGGGGGCAAGCTGATGGGCCAGACCACCACCACGTGCCCCGAGGGCTGCCGCCTGTCCCTGGGCCAGCCCGGCCTGCCCGGCGGCAAGCTGTGTGGGCCCGAGGGCCTGGAGCTGGTGCGCTTCCCGCCGGCCGACGCCATCCCCAGTGAGCGGCAGCGGCAGGTGACGCGGAAGCTGTTCGGGCACCTGGAGCGCGGCGTCCTCCTGCACAGCAGCCGGCAGGGCGTGCTGGTCAAGCGGCAGTGCCAGGGCCGCGTGTTCTACAGCGGCAACGCCGCGGCGGGCAGGGGCGGCCCCAACAAGCTGGAGCGCGACGAGGTGGTCAAGGTCTTCGACACCAGCCAGTTCTTCCGAG AGCTGCAGCAGTTCTACAACAGCCAGAGCCGGCTTCCAGACAGCAGGGTGGTGCTGTGCTTCGGAGAGGAGTTTCCAGATATGACCCCGTTGCGCTCCAAGCTCATTCTCGTGCAG GTCGAGCAGCTCTACGTCCGACAGCTGGTGGAAGAGGCTGGGAAGAGCTGCAGCGCCGGCTCCGTGATGCAGGCTCCCGAGGAGCCCCTGCCAGACCAGGTCTTCCGCATGTTTCCAGATATTTGCGCCTCACACCAGAGACCTTTTTTCAGAGAAAACCAACAGATCACAGTTTAA